The Pseudomonadota bacterium DNA segment GTCAGCCTGGAACTCAGACCGGCTCTATCGGTGTTATTATGCAGGTGCCGAACTTCTCTACTATCGCCGATAAGGTAGGGGTGTCTATGATTACGATTAAGAGCGGCGCGCTCAAGGATGTTGGCAATCAATTTCGTCCGATGACCGAAGACGATCGTAGATTCCTAGAGGAGGTAGCGGCTCGGGTGCATAAAAACTTTATTCAGGCTATCGCAGAGGGGCGAAAACTCTCTGTCGATAAGGTAGAGAAGTTTGCCGATGGTCGTGTCCTGCTCGGTAGTGACGCGAAGGATCTCGGTCTGGTCGATGGTTTCGGCGATATCTATGATGCGGCTCGTGAGGCTCTGGTGTTGGCAAAGGTTGAGCTCAAGGCCGACCAGATTCCAAACCTCGTCTACGCTAACAAAAAGAAGAACTTCTTAGAGCGGGCATTAGACTCAGAGAGCCTTATTCCATCCCTTGTTGAGTGGGGCTCGGTCCCAACACTTAAGTATCTGGCAAATTAATTTGGATAGCTTGTGAGTTCCCTGCGCGAGCGCGA contains these protein-coding regions:
- the sppA gene encoding signal peptide peptidase SppA is translated as MGEYKVWLAKLLTIIVIIMVVTPIVGGAMSAVSGSLGPKVAVIELSGVITDASEVLKALYSEARNKDTKAIVLRIDSPGGAVAPSEEIYNAVRRLKAEKPIVVSMGSMAASGGLYSAASASKIFCQPGTQTGSIGVIMQVPNFSTIADKVGVSMITIKSGALKDVGNQFRPMTEDDRRFLEEVAARVHKNFIQAIAEGRKLSVDKVEKFADGRVLLGSDAKDLGLVDGFGDIYDAAREALVLAKVELKADQIPNLVYANKKKNFLERALDSESLIPSLVEWGSVPTLKYLAN